The Vibrio ishigakensis genome has a window encoding:
- the trxC gene encoding thioredoxin TrxC, with product MSNFVSRCPHCSALNRIPLEKVAQSPTCGKCKSPILDNAAIEGTSDNFDALINSEIPVVVDFWASWCGPCMSFAPIFKEAAQTWSAPLRFLKLDTEAQSQLAARFAIRSIPTIKIFTQGKEIASISGALPKQQFQQWLTQNL from the coding sequence ATGTCAAATTTTGTGAGCCGATGCCCTCATTGTTCAGCCCTTAACCGAATCCCACTTGAGAAAGTGGCTCAAAGCCCTACTTGCGGTAAGTGTAAATCCCCTATTCTGGATAACGCTGCTATCGAGGGTACCTCTGATAACTTCGATGCACTGATCAATAGCGAGATCCCTGTAGTGGTAGATTTCTGGGCAAGTTGGTGTGGGCCTTGTATGAGCTTCGCGCCTATATTCAAAGAGGCGGCACAAACTTGGAGCGCGCCTCTTCGCTTCTTAAAACTCGATACCGAGGCACAAAGCCAACTTGCGGCGCGCTTTGCCATTCGAAGCATCCCTACCATAAAGATCTTTACACAAGGCAAAGAGATCGCCTCTATTAGTGGCGCCCTTCCCAAACAGCAATTTCAGCAGTGGCTGACGCAGAACCTATAA
- a CDS encoding YeeE/YedE family protein, whose protein sequence is MTLTIPWDSLFGGMLLGVSALLLLLFSGKIAGISGIVSGALKNQAGDRVWRWLFIIGMVLGGILGVVAFSADIPTVYDSSLWVLLLAGFFVGFGTKIGNGCTSGHGICGIGRFSTRSIVATCVFMLVAGITVFVRLHLV, encoded by the coding sequence GTGACTTTAACTATCCCTTGGGATTCATTGTTTGGCGGTATGCTTTTAGGTGTATCTGCTCTATTGCTTCTTTTATTTAGCGGCAAGATTGCGGGTATCAGCGGTATTGTCTCAGGCGCTCTGAAAAATCAGGCGGGTGATCGCGTGTGGCGCTGGCTCTTTATCATCGGTATGGTGCTGGGTGGCATCCTTGGCGTAGTTGCCTTCTCCGCGGACATCCCAACCGTCTATGACTCCAGTCTTTGGGTATTGCTGCTTGCCGGCTTTTTTGTTGGCTTTGGTACCAAGATAGGAAATGGCTGTACTTCAGGCCATGGTATTTGTGGTATCGGCCGCTTCTCAACACGCTCTATCGTAGCTACCTGTGTGTTTATGCTAGTGGCGGGTATTACTGTTTTCGTTCGACTGCATTTGGTGTAG
- a CDS encoding ketoacyl-ACP synthase III: protein MSLQYAEITGWGKCLPPASLSNDDLSTFLDTSDEWIRPRTGIAARRISHVETSDLATVAAQQAMACAGIEASDLDLIIVATCSPDTLIPNIASKVQNNLGALKSAAFDLNAACTGFVYGLETATRMIQAGSYKHALVIGAEHLSFFIDWTQRDTAVLFGDGAGAVVLSATDQKVGLLESKLGCDSEGRNILAVPAFGTSMDRFAVDNGYFEFNFVGREIFKRAVKGMGAAAHHVLTEAKLGKDDIDLVVPHQANVRIIQTLCDVAGIEQDKAFVNIQNYGNTSAATVPIALCEAVEQGRVKPGAEILTAAFGAGLTWGAGRIKWGERTTPIKESDASLPECKESALELLEKAIEHCKNKPV, encoded by the coding sequence ATGTCTCTCCAATACGCAGAAATCACAGGCTGGGGTAAGTGCCTTCCACCAGCGAGTCTCTCAAATGATGACCTTAGCACCTTCCTAGATACTTCAGACGAATGGATCAGACCAAGAACGGGTATTGCTGCGCGTAGAATCAGCCATGTTGAGACATCTGATTTGGCAACCGTAGCGGCACAGCAGGCAATGGCGTGTGCTGGTATTGAGGCGAGCGACCTAGACCTTATCATAGTCGCAACCTGCTCCCCGGATACCCTGATCCCTAATATCGCTTCTAAGGTTCAAAACAACCTTGGTGCTTTGAAATCTGCGGCCTTCGATTTAAACGCTGCGTGCACAGGTTTTGTGTATGGTCTAGAGACGGCTACTCGTATGATCCAAGCTGGCTCTTACAAGCATGCCTTGGTTATCGGTGCAGAACACCTTAGCTTCTTTATCGACTGGACGCAGCGCGACACGGCCGTTCTTTTCGGCGATGGCGCAGGCGCTGTTGTGCTTTCGGCAACGGATCAAAAAGTTGGCTTACTGGAGAGTAAGCTAGGTTGTGATTCGGAAGGGCGTAATATCCTAGCCGTACCAGCCTTTGGTACTTCTATGGACAGATTTGCTGTCGACAATGGTTATTTTGAGTTTAACTTTGTGGGTCGCGAGATCTTCAAACGCGCGGTTAAAGGTATGGGCGCCGCTGCTCATCATGTGCTTACTGAAGCAAAACTGGGTAAAGATGATATTGACCTAGTGGTGCCGCACCAAGCAAACGTGCGTATCATTCAAACTCTCTGCGATGTAGCGGGTATTGAACAAGATAAAGCCTTTGTAAACATCCAGAATTACGGTAACACTTCGGCTGCGACCGTACCAATTGCCTTGTGTGAAGCGGTAGAGCAAGGGCGCGTTAAGCCGGGTGCTGAGATCCTTACTGCGGCCTTTGGTGCTGGACTAACCTGGGGTGCAGGTCGCATCAAATGGGGTGAGCGCACTACGCCAATCAAAGAGTCCGATGCTAGCTTGCCGGAATGTAAAGAGAGTGCGCTTGAGCTATTAGAAAAGGCGATCGAACACTGTAAAAACAAGCCGGTTTAA
- a CDS encoding CreA family protein, whose protein sequence is MKKLATLGTCLIALTLVGCDKNEVGDVSLGLFTTKDIKINTLVDPEVTGVTCHVASIEADLDLADPSDSAISCRQTGEITPEMLANVDRSKSGEIVFKKSKSILFKTMKIRRIYDEKSKTLMYVSYSTKETSGSYKHSLSTVPLWGTKAYAALVANETLPEVTESSTSQPNMTTEDESEKSSDPIF, encoded by the coding sequence ATGAAGAAGTTAGCGACTTTAGGAACCTGTCTTATCGCCCTGACCCTAGTGGGTTGCGACAAGAACGAGGTTGGCGATGTCTCTCTTGGCCTGTTCACCACTAAGGATATCAAGATAAATACCCTGGTCGATCCAGAGGTTACTGGCGTTACCTGCCACGTAGCAAGTATCGAGGCAGACCTTGACCTTGCAGACCCATCTGATTCGGCTATCTCTTGTCGTCAAACCGGCGAAATCACTCCTGAGATGTTAGCCAATGTAGACCGCTCTAAGTCTGGCGAAATCGTATTCAAAAAATCGAAGAGTATCTTGTTCAAGACCATGAAGATCCGCCGTATCTACGACGAGAAATCTAAAACCTTAATGTACGTGTCCTACTCAACCAAAGAGACCTCAGGAAGTTATAAACACAGCCTTTCGACCGTGCCACTGTGGGGCACGAAAGCGTATGCTGCCCTTGTCGCCAACGAGACGCTTCCTGAAGTGACTGAATCAAGCACTTCACAACCAAACATGACGACTGAAGACGAGAGCGAAAAAAGCAGCGACCCTATCTTTTAG
- the nrdG gene encoding anaerobic ribonucleoside-triphosphate reductase-activating protein — protein MNYHNYYPVDVVNGPGTRCTLFVSGCIHQCRGCYNQSTWSPSSGHLFTQEMEDQIINDLKDTRIKKRGLSLSGGDPLLPSNVPHILRLVERVKRECPDKDIWMWTGYLLAELTPEQQEVIKYVDTLIDGKFEKDQADARLEWRGSANQVIHYFSKNELMD, from the coding sequence ATGAATTATCACAATTACTATCCTGTTGATGTTGTAAATGGGCCAGGTACGCGCTGTACCTTGTTCGTGTCGGGGTGTATTCATCAGTGCCGTGGTTGCTATAACCAATCTACTTGGTCACCGAGCTCTGGTCATCTGTTCACACAAGAGATGGAAGATCAGATCATCAATGACCTTAAAGATACTCGTATTAAGAAAAGGGGATTGTCTCTTTCAGGCGGCGACCCTCTGCTTCCATCGAACGTGCCACATATCCTAAGGTTGGTTGAGCGTGTAAAACGTGAGTGTCCAGATAAAGACATCTGGATGTGGACTGGCTATTTGCTTGCTGAGCTAACACCAGAGCAGCAGGAAGTGATTAAGTATGTGGATACCCTTATCGACGGCAAGTTTGAAAAAGACCAAGCCGACGCGCGTCTTGAATGGCGTGGCAGTGCAAACCAGGTCATACATTACTTTTCAAAAAATGAGCTAATGGACTGA
- a CDS encoding endonuclease/exonuclease/phosphatase family protein: MNTKTVKKCLAFTSILLSPLTFTQVAYASSLQVSSWNIAWLSETGYPQFSESIRNQDDWQRLSYYSNKLNSDVLAFQEVNSAEAISKVVGDDFNIYLSQRSDWRYRGHQFNDINQYTGFAVNKSLEVKEHKDLNLNTERNGKLRFATYIEVKRPNAPAIHALSVHLKAGCQAKERNNRSCQILRTQGEMLNSWIKEREANGDAYLVMGDFNHNLAYRGDWLMAVLSKGNQASLATSSTKTSCEVRSNRNPKQTHRYRNLIDHIIVSSELTASQVNQLNYSKNHVLNYQLSDHCPLQGKIQ; the protein is encoded by the coding sequence TTGAACACCAAAACCGTAAAAAAATGCCTTGCATTTACGTCTATATTGCTGTCCCCGTTAACCTTTACTCAGGTTGCATATGCGAGCAGTCTGCAGGTTTCGAGTTGGAACATCGCTTGGTTGTCTGAAACGGGTTATCCACAGTTTTCAGAGAGCATTCGTAATCAAGACGACTGGCAAAGGCTCTCCTATTACTCCAATAAACTCAACTCAGATGTTCTCGCATTTCAAGAAGTAAACAGTGCCGAGGCTATTTCTAAAGTAGTCGGCGATGATTTCAATATCTATCTGTCACAGCGAAGCGATTGGCGGTATAGAGGTCATCAGTTCAATGACATCAACCAATACACGGGCTTTGCAGTCAACAAGAGCTTGGAAGTAAAAGAGCACAAGGACCTAAACCTAAATACCGAACGAAACGGCAAGTTAAGGTTTGCGACCTATATAGAAGTGAAACGACCTAACGCTCCGGCTATCCATGCCCTATCTGTGCACCTCAAAGCGGGTTGCCAAGCTAAAGAAAGAAACAACCGCTCCTGTCAGATCCTTCGTACTCAAGGGGAAATGCTTAATAGTTGGATAAAAGAGAGAGAAGCAAATGGCGACGCCTATCTGGTCATGGGAGATTTTAACCACAACCTGGCTTACCGAGGCGACTGGTTAATGGCGGTACTAAGCAAAGGCAATCAAGCATCCCTTGCAACATCAAGCACTAAAACAAGTTGTGAGGTTCGCTCGAATCGTAACCCTAAACAGACCCATAGATACCGAAATCTCATCGACCACATTATCGTGAGCAGCGAGTTAACAGCAAGCCAAGTAAACCAGCTTAACTATAGCAAGAATCACGTATTGAATTATCAACTCAGTGACCACTGCCCACTGCAAGGCAAAATCCAGTAA
- a CDS encoding HAD-IA family hydrolase, translating to MNHQAVKCVIFDCEGTLVDSEKLCCQALVSVFNGYGAKLSMSEALNHFDGGKMSEILLQTRDRLGLKVDVDELEPLYREKVRVLYQDQLRPMEHAKEVLETLKQNGIEVCVLSNATTSRIQNKLCLAGLEEYFTSRMFSAFDANSWKPDPDLIQYAAMSMGFMADECLYIDDTSKGVQAGVNAHIRTVHFKPNELSPEVYFEEVPQINDLRELLTMVGLKQPENRPRQVSLA from the coding sequence ATGAATCATCAAGCTGTAAAGTGCGTAATTTTCGATTGCGAAGGAACGCTGGTAGATAGCGAAAAATTGTGTTGTCAGGCCTTGGTGAGTGTATTTAATGGCTATGGCGCGAAGTTGAGTATGAGCGAAGCGCTCAACCATTTCGATGGTGGCAAGATGTCTGAAATCTTGCTTCAGACCCGAGACCGCCTTGGGCTGAAAGTGGATGTGGACGAGCTCGAACCCCTGTATCGTGAGAAGGTTAGAGTGCTTTATCAGGACCAACTCCGTCCAATGGAACATGCCAAAGAGGTCCTTGAGACTCTAAAACAGAACGGCATTGAGGTATGCGTGTTATCCAATGCAACCACCTCTAGAATTCAAAATAAGCTCTGCTTAGCCGGTCTAGAAGAGTATTTTACCAGTCGTATGTTCTCTGCCTTTGATGCCAACAGTTGGAAGCCCGATCCTGACTTGATTCAGTATGCGGCAATGAGTATGGGCTTTATGGCCGATGAATGCCTATATATCGATGACACCAGTAAAGGGGTGCAAGCAGGTGTGAATGCACATATTCGAACGGTTCACTTCAAACCCAATGAACTTTCACCTGAGGTTTATTTTGAAGAGGTTCCGCAGATCAATGATCTCAGGGAACTCCTTACTATGGTCGGTTTGAAGCAACCAGAGAACCGTCCCCGGCAAGTTAGCCTAGCATAA
- a CDS encoding YeeE/YedE family protein encodes MTKFISLFSGLLFGLGMAVSGMVDPHKVIAFLDVAGNWDPSLAFVMGGALMVFIPGYQFLIKKRTAPIAGAKFSLSVNKHIDRKLLTGAGFFGLGWGLAGICPGPVVSSLGVGNGQAWLFLVAMLLGMLAANKAQKA; translated from the coding sequence ATGACTAAGTTTATTTCACTTTTTTCTGGTCTGTTATTTGGTTTAGGTATGGCCGTATCGGGAATGGTTGATCCGCACAAGGTGATTGCATTCTTGGATGTGGCGGGTAATTGGGATCCAAGTTTGGCGTTTGTGATGGGTGGGGCGCTAATGGTGTTTATCCCTGGTTACCAATTTCTGATCAAAAAGCGCACTGCACCTATCGCAGGAGCAAAGTTTTCCCTTTCGGTAAACAAGCATATAGATCGCAAGCTATTAACCGGTGCTGGGTTCTTTGGCTTAGGTTGGGGTTTAGCAGGTATTTGTCCTGGGCCCGTGGTGTCATCTCTAGGTGTAGGGAATGGTCAGGCGTGGCTGTTCTTGGTCGCTATGCTCTTGGGTATGCTGGCAGCGAATAAAGCTCAGAAAGCGTAA
- a CDS encoding thiol-disulfide oxidoreductase DCC family protein yields the protein MGQFTIFYDGTCPLCVKEMTALRKQDEDRQLLLVDIHEQQFLDYPYIDGKEASAMLHALDEDGKLLLGLDVTHQAWSRVGKGWLYAPTRWRLIKPLADRFYLFFARNRYSISRLLTGSSKCKQCKLE from the coding sequence ATGGGCCAATTTACCATTTTCTATGACGGAACCTGCCCGCTGTGTGTAAAAGAGATGACCGCACTTCGCAAGCAGGATGAAGACAGACAATTGCTGCTGGTGGATATACATGAGCAGCAGTTTTTAGATTATCCCTATATCGATGGCAAAGAGGCTTCGGCAATGCTGCATGCCTTGGATGAAGACGGTAAGCTGTTGTTAGGTTTAGATGTGACCCATCAGGCTTGGTCTAGGGTTGGTAAAGGTTGGTTGTACGCGCCTACCCGTTGGAGATTGATTAAACCCTTAGCCGATAGGTTCTATCTCTTCTTTGCCCGCAATCGCTATTCTATCTCTAGGCTGCTGACCGGCAGTTCTAAGTGCAAGCAGTGTAAACTGGAATAA
- a CDS encoding FAD-dependent oxidoreductase, producing MTKIVIVGGVAGGASAAARARRLSEDAQIIMFERGEFVSFANCGLPYHIGGDIEERDKLLLQTPQSFLARFNVDVRTFNEVTNIDKESKLVSVKNLMTGEEYQESYDFLLLSPGAAPLLPPISGIDNPLTHSLRNIPDMDRIINSIKTNKPKHATVVGGGFIGLEMMEAFHQLGIETTLLELAPQVMTPVDPEMAGFAHQTIRDRGIDLRLGDALEAVDYQDSSLNLTLTSGETLKTDLLIMAVGVRPETSLAKKAGLALGQLGGIWTDSTMRTSDPYIYAVGDAVEEEDFVTGSPSLVPLAGPANRQGRMAADNMLGRNEHYQGTQGTAIVKIFDLAVASTGKNEKQLKRDQVSYEKVYVHTASHASYYPGSEIVSFKLLFEPVTGKILGAQAVGKDGADKRIDIIAVAQRAGMTVEQLQHLELTYAPPFGSAKDVINQAAFVANNIIKGDATPIHFDEVDNLDSEQLLLDVRNPTELENVGFIEGAINIPVDQLRQRMHELPKDKEIVIYCQVGLRGNVAYRQLVNNGFKARNLIGGYRTYKFAKA from the coding sequence ATGACCAAGATAGTTATCGTTGGCGGCGTAGCCGGTGGCGCATCAGCGGCAGCACGAGCACGCCGTTTAAGCGAAGATGCACAGATTATAATGTTTGAACGTGGCGAATTTGTATCCTTCGCAAACTGTGGCCTTCCATACCACATCGGTGGAGATATTGAGGAGCGAGATAAGCTGCTTCTTCAGACCCCACAGAGCTTTCTTGCCCGTTTTAACGTGGATGTCCGCACCTTTAACGAGGTGACCAATATCGACAAAGAATCAAAACTAGTCTCAGTAAAAAACCTGATGACGGGTGAAGAGTACCAAGAGAGTTATGACTTTCTACTGCTGAGCCCAGGGGCGGCGCCTCTTCTCCCGCCTATTTCAGGTATAGATAACCCGCTAACGCACTCTCTACGAAACATCCCAGATATGGATCGCATCATTAATTCAATCAAAACTAACAAGCCAAAGCATGCCACGGTCGTCGGCGGTGGTTTTATCGGTCTTGAGATGATGGAAGCGTTTCATCAATTAGGTATAGAAACCACCCTACTAGAGCTAGCACCTCAGGTAATGACACCGGTCGACCCCGAAATGGCGGGCTTCGCACATCAAACTATTCGTGACCGCGGTATCGACCTGCGTCTTGGTGATGCGCTAGAAGCCGTCGACTACCAAGACAGTAGCCTGAACCTTACCCTGACCAGTGGCGAGACTCTCAAAACCGACCTTCTGATCATGGCCGTAGGCGTTCGACCGGAAACTTCGCTGGCTAAGAAGGCAGGCCTAGCACTTGGTCAACTTGGCGGTATCTGGACCGACAGCACTATGAGAACAAGTGACCCTTACATCTACGCTGTTGGTGACGCGGTAGAAGAAGAAGACTTTGTTACCGGCAGTCCAAGCTTGGTTCCACTGGCGGGCCCTGCGAACCGTCAAGGCCGCATGGCTGCAGACAATATGCTTGGCAGAAACGAGCATTATCAAGGTACACAAGGCACCGCTATCGTTAAGATCTTCGATCTAGCTGTTGCTTCAACAGGTAAGAACGAGAAGCAACTTAAGCGCGACCAAGTTTCCTATGAGAAGGTCTACGTGCACACAGCAAGCCACGCAAGCTACTATCCTGGCTCTGAAATAGTCTCCTTTAAGCTCTTGTTTGAGCCAGTAACAGGCAAGATCTTAGGTGCACAAGCTGTTGGTAAAGATGGCGCAGACAAACGCATTGATATCATTGCGGTAGCGCAGCGTGCAGGTATGACGGTAGAGCAACTGCAACATCTAGAACTTACCTACGCACCTCCATTTGGCAGTGCCAAGGATGTGATTAACCAAGCGGCATTTGTAGCAAACAACATCATTAAAGGTGACGCAACACCGATCCACTTTGATGAAGTAGATAACCTGGACTCTGAGCAGCTTCTACTGGATGTGCGTAATCCTACTGAGCTAGAAAACGTCGGCTTTATAGAAGGCGCAATTAACATTCCGGTTGATCAGCTAAGGCAGCGCATGCATGAGCTGCCAAAAGACAAAGAGATAGTAATCTATTGTCAAGTTGGGTTACGCGGTAACGTAGCTTATCGACAATTAGTCAACAATGGCTTTAAAGCACGAAACCTAATTGGCGGTTATCGAACCTATAAGTTCGCTAAGGCCTAA
- the nrdD gene encoding anaerobic ribonucleoside-triphosphate reductase → MNPVVLKRDGSLAPFTRDRIVAAVESAATQIDLEASEYAQNVAASVESQLEGCKEVDIQQIQTLVENELMQGEFKGLARSYIEYRHDRDIAREKKSALNQEIQGLIEQSNADLLNENANKDGKVIPTQRDLLAGIVAKHYAKTHILPRDIVQAHEQGDIHYHDLDYAPFFPMFNCMLIDLKGMLTHGFKMGNAEIDTPKSISTATAVTAQIIAQVASHIYGGTTINRIDEVLEPYVMCSYEKHLEVAREWDIHDPEAFARARTEKECYDAFQSLEYEVNTLHTANGQTPFVTFGFGLGSSWGSKLIQQSILRNRIAGLGKNKKTAVFPKLVFAIKDGLNHKPNDPNYDIKQLALECASKRMYPDILNYDKVVEVTGSFKTPMGCRSFLNVYEENGEMIHEGRNNLGVVSLNLPRIALQAGGDVTRFYDLLDERLVTARRALETRIERLENVKARVAPILYMEGACGVRLNPDDSIADIFKNGRASISLGYIGIHETINALFGTQEHLYDAPELREKALEMIDYLKSKVNQWTEETGYGFSLYGTPSENLCSRFARIDTKEFGVVEGVTDKGYYTNSFHLDVEKKVNPYDKIDFEMPYPHISSGGFICYGEFPNMQINIEALENVWDYSYTRVPYYGTNTPIDECYECGYNGEFDCTSKGFTCPNCGNHDSTKVSVTRRVCGYLGSPDARPFNFGKQEEVKRRVKHL, encoded by the coding sequence GTGAATCCAGTTGTGCTAAAAAGAGATGGCTCTCTTGCCCCGTTTACTCGGGACCGCATTGTGGCAGCAGTGGAAAGCGCCGCGACTCAAATCGACCTAGAGGCGTCTGAATACGCTCAAAATGTAGCAGCGTCGGTTGAGAGTCAGCTGGAAGGGTGTAAAGAAGTCGACATCCAGCAAATCCAAACGCTTGTTGAGAATGAACTGATGCAGGGCGAGTTTAAAGGCCTAGCGCGTTCATATATCGAGTATCGTCACGACCGTGATATCGCTCGTGAGAAGAAGTCTGCGCTTAACCAAGAGATCCAAGGCTTGATTGAGCAGTCGAATGCGGACCTTCTAAATGAGAATGCTAACAAAGATGGTAAGGTGATCCCAACTCAGCGTGACCTACTAGCGGGTATTGTAGCTAAGCACTATGCAAAAACGCATATCTTGCCTCGCGATATCGTTCAGGCACACGAGCAGGGTGATATTCACTATCACGACCTAGATTACGCTCCGTTCTTCCCTATGTTTAACTGCATGCTGATCGACCTTAAGGGTATGTTGACGCATGGCTTTAAGATGGGTAACGCTGAGATTGATACACCTAAGTCTATCTCAACTGCAACCGCAGTGACTGCGCAGATCATTGCGCAGGTAGCGAGCCACATCTATGGCGGCACTACGATTAACCGTATTGATGAGGTTCTTGAGCCTTATGTTATGTGCAGTTACGAGAAGCATCTTGAAGTGGCACGTGAGTGGGATATCCATGATCCAGAAGCGTTCGCACGTGCTCGTACTGAAAAAGAGTGTTATGACGCATTCCAATCTCTTGAGTATGAAGTAAACACGCTGCACACGGCTAACGGTCAAACGCCATTTGTGACCTTTGGTTTTGGTCTAGGTTCGTCTTGGGGCTCTAAGCTTATCCAACAATCTATTTTGCGTAACCGCATTGCGGGCCTGGGTAAGAACAAAAAGACTGCGGTATTCCCTAAACTGGTATTCGCTATCAAAGATGGTTTGAACCATAAACCAAACGATCCTAACTACGACATCAAGCAGTTAGCTCTTGAGTGTGCGTCTAAGCGCATGTACCCAGATATCCTTAACTACGACAAAGTGGTTGAGGTAACGGGTTCGTTTAAGACGCCTATGGGTTGTCGTAGCTTCCTGAACGTGTATGAAGAAAACGGTGAGATGATCCACGAAGGTCGTAACAACCTTGGTGTGGTTAGCCTTAACCTTCCACGTATTGCTCTACAAGCGGGTGGCGATGTAACACGCTTCTATGATCTTCTTGACGAGCGTCTAGTAACCGCACGTCGTGCACTCGAAACTCGTATTGAGCGTCTAGAAAACGTGAAAGCACGCGTTGCGCCAATTCTATATATGGAAGGTGCGTGTGGCGTTCGTCTGAACCCAGATGACTCGATTGCAGATATCTTTAAAAACGGTCGTGCTTCGATTTCCCTTGGTTACATCGGTATCCACGAAACCATCAATGCGCTATTTGGCACGCAAGAACACCTTTACGATGCACCTGAGCTTCGTGAAAAAGCACTTGAGATGATTGATTACTTGAAATCTAAGGTGAATCAGTGGACTGAAGAAACCGGCTACGGCTTTAGCCTATACGGCACTCCGAGTGAGAACCTATGTTCTCGTTTTGCTCGCATCGATACCAAAGAGTTTGGGGTGGTTGAGGGCGTAACGGATAAAGGTTATTACACCAACAGCTTCCACTTAGATGTTGAGAAGAAGGTGAACCCGTACGACAAGATCGACTTCGAGATGCCGTATCCGCACATCTCTAGCGGTGGCTTCATCTGTTACGGTGAATTCCCGAATATGCAAATAAACATCGAAGCCCTAGAAAACGTATGGGACTACTCATACACTCGCGTTCCTTACTACGGTACCAACACGCCAATCGATGAGTGTTACGAGTGCGGTTACAACGGCGAATTTGATTGCACCAGTAAAGGGTTTACCTGCCCGAACTGTGGTAACCATGACTCAACTAAGGTTTCAGTAACCCGTCGCGTATGTGGTTATCTAGGTAGCCCTGATGCACGTCCATTTAACTTCGGAAAACAAGAAGAAGTTAAGCGTCGCGTTAAGCATCTTTAA
- a CDS encoding ArsR/SmtB family transcription factor yields MQQQLSDMTEKAKLVSATLKVLSHHERLLVLCQLIEGEKGVAELQERSPLNQSALSQHLKVLRDNNLVAVRKESQMVFYSLNDPRITQLIESLYNIYCVEES; encoded by the coding sequence ATGCAGCAGCAACTGTCAGATATGACCGAAAAGGCCAAGCTAGTCTCAGCAACGCTCAAGGTGCTGTCTCATCACGAGCGTTTATTGGTTCTGTGTCAGTTGATTGAAGGCGAGAAAGGGGTGGCGGAGCTGCAAGAACGTTCTCCGCTAAACCAGTCTGCCTTGTCACAACACCTAAAGGTATTAAGGGACAACAACCTGGTCGCGGTGCGTAAAGAGTCGCAAATGGTATTTTATTCTTTGAACGATCCTCGAATCACTCAGCTGATCGAGTCTTTGTATAACATCTATTGTGTAGAGGAGTCCTAG